A single window of Anopheles moucheti chromosome 2, idAnoMoucSN_F20_07, whole genome shotgun sequence DNA harbors:
- the LOC128309512 gene encoding transmembrane protease serine 9-like encodes MMVTLKSYLFFATVGFLLIEAVDLSDTTEPGAFCVNPAGEPGKCIPTRNCEVLLHVVGKAIVSTKEKLFLLKSRCGTHESRPLVCCAGPPPDEGLELPSPPGCGIRSSSILIGGQLTQIDDFPWTALIEYAKPDGSYGFHCGGTLISQGHIVTAAHCVSSLPTGWKVNRVRLGEWDISAIEDCEHDYCNNPVIDVNISKIIVHDGYDLRGNSFSNDIALIRFKEQVNFSNTVQPICLPLSESIRSENVTGSFSTVAGWGSTPRVSGAAKKLQVDLNLRNTQQCSSILEQRGTGFPPLAQLCALGERSNREICSVDAGGGLVRVFYGFYYLIGIAGLVKEKCGSADVPGVYTEVSAYVDWIKQNINSIGNIMARSQLYRWLLSLCVLTTVNVAEALDRGQSCVNPVGKPGTCMPFRECPPLMAIYRKPITTPDESRFLANSRCGEIDRRTLVCCATADFSETINNDLPVPPRCGIQLSDRVVGGQTTELEEFPWSALIQYWRSEGFYEFSCGGTLINARYILTAAHCVKFLPQGWQVSKVRLGEWDLATENDCLNGVCSPSPIDLAVENIIAHSDYTGKNTSHINDIALMRLEQDVPSSSTIRPICLPVMDSVRNLNWIGMSSFAVGWGKTETALASEKKLKVELKVRDLTNCLQAYSGNGIYLKPSQMCAGGVRGKDTCTGDSGGPLMAKVKGAWYLIGVVSFGANKCGTAGYPGIYTNVAMHMDWIESNIQ; translated from the exons ATGATGGTTACtttaaaatcatatttattttttgctacaGTTGGGTTCTTGCTTATCGAAGCCGTAGATTTATCTG ACACGACAGAACCGGGAGCATTCTGCGTCAATCCTGCAGGTGAACCGGGAAAGTGTATTCCTACGCGGAACTGTGAGGTACTTCTGCACGTTGTTGGTAAAGCCATAGTATCAACTAAGGAAAAACTATTCTTGCTGAAAAGTCGTTGCGGTACGCATGAAAGTAGGCCTTTG GTATGCTGTGCTGGTCCGCCACCAGACGAAGGGCTTGAATTACCGTCACCTCCAGGTTGTGGAAtacggtcttcatcgatccttATTGGAGGCCAGCTGACACAGATCGATGACTTCCCCTGGACGGCGTTGATCGAGTACGCGAAGCCCGACGGAAGCTATGGCTTTCACTGTGGGGGAACACTTATCAGTCAGGGGCACATCGTGACCGCTGCTCATTGCGTCAGCTCTCTTCCTACTGGATGGAAGGT CAATCGAGTACGGCTTGGTGAATGGGACATTTCGGCGATTGAAGATTGTGAGCACGATTATTGCAATAATCCAGTTATTGATGTGAATATCTCTAAGATCATCGTACACGATGGGTATGATTTGCGGGGCAATAGCTTCAGCAATGATATTGCTCTCATCCGCTTTAAAGAGCAAGTGAATTTCTCGAACACAGTCCAACCGATCTGTCTACCATTATCAGAATCGATTCGAAGTGAAAATGTGACGGGAAGTTTTAGCACCGTGGCTGGATGGGGAAGCACACCAAGGGTCAGTGGAGCTGCTAAAAAACTGCAGGTAGATCTTAATCTGAGAAATACACAGCAGTGCTCATCCATTCTGGAACAGCGTGGAACGGGTTTCCCGCCTTTAGCTCAGCTATGTGCTTTAGGAGAACGATCAAACAGGGAGATCTGCAGTGTTGATGCTGGAGGAGGCTTGGTGCGGGTTTTCTACGGTTTCTACTATCTCATTGGGATTGCCGGTTTGGTAAAGGAAAAGTGCGGCTCGGCTGATGTTCCTGGTGTTTACACGGAAGTGTCAGCTTACGTTGACTGGATAAAACAGAACATCAA TTCTATAGGTAATATTATGGCGAGAAGTCAATTGTACCGGTGGCTGCTGTCGCTGTGCGTGCTAACTACAGTTAACGTTGCTGAGGCATTAG ACCGCGGGCAAAGCTGTGTAAATCCTGTAGGGAAGCCAGGCACATGTATGCCTTTTCGAGAATGCCCACCGCTGATGGCTATATACAGAAAACCTATTACAACTCCGGATGAATCAAGGTTCTTGGCAAACAGCCGTTGTGGAGAGATTGATCGCCGCACGTTG GTATGTTGTGCAACAGCTGATTTTAGTGAGACTATCAACAACGATCTCCCTGTACCACCGCGATGTGGCATTCAGCTGTCGGATCGTGTCGTTGGGGGCCAGACAACCGAGTTGGAGGAGTTCCCGTGGTCGGCTCTCATTCAATATTGGAGGTCAGAGGGTTTCTACGAATTTTCCTGCGGTGGTACGCTAATAAACGCACGATACATCCTGACAGCAGCTCACTGCGTTAAATTTCTTCCTCAAGGCTGGCAAGT ATCTAAGGTTCGGCTCGGTGAGTGGGATCTTGCCACGGAAAACGATTGCTTGAATGGTGTCTGTTCGCCATCTCCTATCGATCTCGCAGTGGAAAATATCATTGCTCACAGTGACTACACCGGAAAAAATACCAGCCATATCAACGATATTGCACTGATGCGCCTCGAGCAAGATGTACCTTCGTCCTCAACGATACGACCAATCTGTCTGCCAGTGATGGATTCGGTTCGTAATCTTAACTGGATAGGCATGTCCAGCTTCGCTGTAGGCTGGGGTAAAACGGAAACAGCATTAGCTAGCGAGAAGAAACTAAAAGTCGAACTGAAAGTGAGGGATCTAACAAACTGTTTGCAGGCATATAGCGGAAATGGTATTTATTTGAAACCTTCTCAAATGTGTGCCGGAGGTGTACGAGGCAAGGATACGTGTACCGGTGACTCAGGTGGACCGCTGATGGCCAAGGTTAAAGGTGCATGGTATCTGATAGGTGTCGTTAGCTTTGGAGCGAACAAGTGCGGAACTGCCGGGTACCCGGGTATTTATACCAATGTGGCGATGCATATGGATTGGATTGAAAGTAATATACAGTAG
- the LOC128297217 gene encoding CLIP domain-containing serine protease B4-like, which produces MAFDSANLQRWSFLLVSLVWWTEQSVTALELGQDCTNPLGKAGKCIHFRECQPLVNIYNNPISTPQESEFLSQSRCGMLHLNSLVCCAASTQISSLPKLPHCGLQMSNRVIGGQPTDIDEFPWTALIQFQKPDGSFEFGGGGSLINEWYVVTAAHCIESIAPGWKVHRIRLGEWDLSTANDCQNDFCSKAPIDLDIEKIVVHSNFTMRFNRNANDIALIRFTRSIKYSETVRPICLPLSASLRNLNHVGMPSFAAGFGKMGNGVTSEVKLKVELIITNLQDCKSIYEWQGFSQKSTHMCAGGEGGKDTCIGDSGGPLMRQIAGAWYLIGVVSYGPRECGMPGVPGVYTNVAEFIDWIRDNVY; this is translated from the exons ATGGCGTTTGATAGTGCGAACCTCCAGCGATGGAGTTTTCTATTGGTCAGTCTTGTGTGGTGGACAGAGCAAAGTGTAACAGCGCTCG AGTTGGGTCAAGACTGTACAAATCCGTTAGGAAAAGCGGGCAAGTGTATCCACTTCCGAGAATGTCAACCGCTAGTTAACATCTACAATAATCCGATTAGCACGCCACAGGAATCAGAGTTTCTCTCGCAAAGCCGGTGTGGTATGTTACACCTAAATTCATTG GTATGTTGTGCAGCATCCACCCAGATTTCTTCACTACCAAAACTTCCACATTGCGGTCTACAAATGTCCAACCGTGTTATTGGCGGACAGCCTACGGACATCGATGAGTTTCCGTGGACGGCATTGATCCAGTTTCAAAAGCCAGACGGAAGCTTCGAATTCGGAGGCGGAGGATCACTTATCAACGAATGGTATGTTGTTACTGCTGCTCATTGCATCGAATCGATTGCTCCTGGTTGGAAGGT GCATCGTATACGCCTTGGCGAGTGGGATTTGTCGACGGCCAATGATTGTCAGAATGACTTCTGCTCCAAAGCACCGATCGATCTGGACATTGAGAAGATTGTTGTCCACAGCAATTTTACCATGAGATTTAATAGAAATGCCAACGATATTGCGTTGATTCGTTTCACTCGTTCGATTAAGTACTCGGAAACAGTACGACCTATTTGTCTACCGTTGAGCGCATCACTTCGCAATCTTAACCACGTTGGAATGCCAAGTTTTGCTGCTGGTTTCGGTAAAATGGGAAATGGCGTGACGAGTGAGGTGAAGCTGAAGGTTGAGTTGATCATCACAAACTTGCAGGATTGTAAATCAATTTATGAATGGCAGGGTTTTTCGCAAAAATCGACACACATGTGTGCCGGTGGTGAGGGTGGTAAGGACACGTGCATCGGTGATTCGGGCGGTCCTCTGATGCGTCAGATTGCTGGTGCATGGTATCTGATCGGTGTGGTCAGCTATGGACCTAGAGAATGCGGCATGCCTGGTGTACCAGGTGTATATACGAACGTGGCAGAGTTTATTGATTGGATACGGGATAATGTCTACTAG
- the LOC128297219 gene encoding CLIP domain-containing serine protease B4-like — protein MAFDSANLQRWSFLLASLMWWTEQSVTALELSQDCTNPLGKAGKCIHFRDCQPLVNIYNNPISTPQESEFLSQSRCGMLHLNSLVCCAASTQISSLPKLPHCGLQMSDRVIGGQATKINEFPWTALIQYRKQDGSFGFGCGGSLINERYVVTAAHCVKRIPAGGKMHRIRLGEWDLSTANDCQNDFCSNAPIDLDIEKIVVHWNYDPNDRSFKNDIALIRFTRSIKYSETVRPICLPLSESLRNLNHVGQPSYAVGWGDTEVAIASQMKLKVELNITSFQECAAVYEENRILLDRKHICAGGEEGKDTCSGDSGGPLMRQIAGAWYLIGVVSFGLAWCGVPDVPSVYTNVAEYVDWIRDNVY, from the exons ATGGCGTTTGATAGTGCGAACCTCCAGCGATGGAGTTTTCTATTGGCCAGTCTTATGTGGTGGACAGAGCAAAGTGTAACAGCGCTCG AGTTGAGTCAAGACTGTACAAATCCGTTAGGAAAAGCGGGCAAGTGTATCCACTTCCGAGATTGTCAACCGCTCGTCAACATCTACAATAATCCGATTAGCACGCCACAGGAATCAGAGTTTCTCTCGCAAAGCCGGTGTGGTATGTTACACCTAAATTCATTG GTATGTTGTGCAGCATCCACCCAGATTTCTTCACTACCAAAACTTCCACATTGCGGTCTACAAATGTCCGATCGTGTAATCGGTGGTCAGGCTACAAAGATCAATGAGTTTCCATGGACGGCATTGATCCAGTATCGGAAACAGGACGGAAGCTTTGGATTCGGCTGTGGAGGATCACTTATCAATGAGCGGTATGTTGTTACTGCTGCTCATTGCGTGAAACGGATTCCTGCTGGTGGGAAGAT GCATCGTATACGCCTTGGCGAGTGGGATTTGTCGACGGCCAATGATTGTCAGAATGACTTCTGCTCCAATGCACCGATCGATCTGGACATTGAGAAGATTGTTGTCCACTGGAACTATGACCCGAATGATCGTAGCTTTAAAAACGATATTGCGTTGATTCGTTTCACTCGTTCGATTAAGTACTCTGAAACAGTACGACCTATTTGTCTACCGTTGAGCGAATCACTTCGCAATCTTAACCACGTCGGACAGCCAAGTTATGCTGTCGGTTGGGGTGATACGGAAGTTGCTATTGCGAGCCAAATGAAGCTGAAGGTTGAGTTGAACATCACAAGTTTTCAAGAGTGTGCAGCAGTTTATGAAGAGAATAGAATTTTGTTAGACAGGAAACACATATGTGCCGGTGGTGAGGAAGGCAAGGACACATGCAGCGGTGATTCGGGCGGTCCTCTGATGCGTCAGATTGCTGGTGCATGGTACCTGATCGGTGTGGTTAGCTTTGGACTAGCGTGGTGCGGCGTACCCGATGTACCAAGTGTTTATACGAATGTAGCAGAGTATGTCGATTGGATTCGGGATAATGTCTACTAG